In the Colletotrichum lupini chromosome 1, complete sequence genome, one interval contains:
- a CDS encoding dehydrogenase E1 component, whose product MRTSKILRRAPLGGLALPRAGSGLPKTTSTPTAGAAAAAATSQTRRAASSLSQRPNANHVSFPGAVKSAFTSSLKFETPGDYPAVPTYRVVDQNGAIVDDAFVPDLDEAQIVKLYKDMVFISVMDLIMFDAQRQGRLSFYMVSAGEEALSVGSASVLTPEDVIFCQYREQGVFKQRGFTTADFMNQLFANSKDPGRGRNMPVHYGSKELNIHTISSPLATQLPQASGAAYALKMQRMQDQSIPPRVVAAYFGEGAASEGDFHAALNIAATRSCPVIFICRNNGYAISTPTLEQYRGDGIASRGLGYGIDTIRVDGNDIWAVREATKRAREMALENGGRPVLIEAMTYRVSHHSTSDDSFAYRARVEVEDWKRRDNPITRLRKYMEAKGMWDEAKEKECRDSTRREVLKAFKEAEMEKKPPIRGMFEDVYEELTPDLKQQMAQLREHLDKYPDEYEFGEFEGGKDSLKA is encoded by the exons ATGAGGACCTCCAAGATACTTCGACGGGCACCCCTCGGCGGGCTGGCCCTCCCCCGAGCCGGAAGCGGTCTTCCAAAGACGACATCAACACCGACAGCAGGAGcagcggcggcagcagcaacatCTCAAACCAGACGAGCAGCAAGTAGCCTTTCCCAAAGGCCAAACGCGAATCACGTCTCCTTCCCCGGCGCCGTAAAGAGCGCCTTCACGAGCAGCCTCAAGTTCGAGACGCCGGGTGACTACCCCGCCGTGCCGACCTACCGCGTCGTGGACCAAAACGGCGCCATTGTTGACGACGCCTTCGTCCCGGACCTCGACGAGGCGCAGATCGTCAAGCTCTACAAGGACATGGTCTTCATCTCCGTCATGGACCTAATCATGTTCGACGCCCAGCGCCAGGGCAGGCTGAGCTTCTATATGGTCTCGGCGGGCGAAGAGGCGCTGAGCGTCGGCTCCGCGAGTGTGCTGACGCCCGAGGATGTCATCTTCTGCCAGTACCGCGAGCAGGGAGTATTCAAGCAGCGGGGCTTCACAACGGCGGATTTCATGAACCAGCTCTTTGCCAATTCGAAAGATCCCGGTAGGGGGAGGAACATGCCGGTGCACTATGGTAGCAAGGAGCTGAATATT CATACTATCTCGTCGCCGTTGGCAACGCAGCTTCCGCAAGCTTCAGGAGCAGCATACGCTTTGAAGATGCAGCGGATGCAAGATCAGTCGATACCCCCGAGAGTCGTTGCAGCCTACTTTGGCGAGGGTGCGGCGAGTGAGGGAGACTTTCATGCCGCCCTCAACATCGCGGCTACAAGGTCATGTCCTGTAATCTTCATCTGCCGAAACAACGGCTATGCTATCTCCACGCCGACATTAGAACAGTACAGAGGTGACGGAATCGCCAGCCGTGGCCTGGGGTACGGCATCGACACCATCAGAGTAGATGGTAACGATATCTGGGCTGTCAGAGAGGCTACGAAGAGGGCCCGTGAAATGGCGCTCGAGAATGGGGGCCGCCCCGTCTTGATCGAGGCCATGACTTACAGGGTGAGCCACCACAGCACGTCGGATGACTCGTTTGCCTACCGTGCTAGAGTCGAGGTTGAGGACTGGAAGAGGCGGGACAACCCCATTACGCGTCTGCGCAAGTACATGGAGGCCAAAGGCATGTGGGATGAGGCCAAGGAAAAGGAGTGCAGAGACTCGACTAGAAGGGAGGTGCTGAAGGCGTTCAAAGAGGCCGAGATGGAGAAGAAGCCGCCAATCCGAGGCATGTTCGAAGACGTTTATGAGGAACTGACGCCGGATCTGAAGCAGCAAATGGCACAGCTACGTGAGCACCTAGACAAGTACCCGGATGAGTACGAGTTTGGTGAATTCGAGGGAGGCAAGGATAGCTTGAAGGCATAG
- a CDS encoding major facilitator superfamily transporter: protein MMEPKSAIVDHDATEQTDVKDVQDGTSQYDETLAPTPAQNRRILLKTDLVVLPCANALGFAAIFGLRQDANLKGQEYSWLGSVFYFGYLAMELPALYLITKLPIGKFIGACLVLWGVCICLMSACHNFAGLAAIRVLLGIFEAALLPCMLVLNATWYRREEQPLRTALWHNTFAGVFGGILSYAIGNIKGSLSTWKYIFIIYGAVTVLVGFVVLFALPDSPQKAWFFDEREKKQVVARLAENQTGVDVKKKFDAQQILEAVKDPKCWCVWACAIGYAVANAGITNFNPLIISGYGFSQTKTVLMATPQAAVAMVAGVVLTTVSMFVQNLRCLFWIVSALVGLVGAVMVHTLDINLNRNASLACVYIMGFYNVPWVFMLSLNSSNTAGATKKSFMGVTVAVCYAVGNIVGPQLFLSSQAPRYPLGISAMMFAFALMAASGLVYYLLCVAENKRRNSKFGVPEDRLQAGLEQEREDKTDGENKDFRYTY, encoded by the exons ATGATGGAACCCAAATCAGCCATCGTCGACCACGACGCAACCGAGCAGACGGACGTCAAAGACGTACAAGATGGAACCTCCCAGTATGACGAGACCCTGGCGCCGACGCCCGCGCAAAACAGGCGCATCCTGTTGAAGACGGACCTCGTCGTCCTCCCCTGTGCC AACGCCCTAGGCTTCGCCGCAATCTTTGGCCTTCGGCAAGACGCGAACCTCAAGGGGCAGGAATACTCCTGGCTCGGCTCCGTCTTCTACTTTGGTTACCTGGCCATGGAACTCCCGGCCCTCTATCTCATCACCAAGCTCCCCATCGGTAAGTTCATCGGCGCCTGCCTCGTCCTCTGGGGCGTCTGCATCTGCCTCATGTCCGCCTGCCACAACTTCGCCGGCCTCGCCGCCATCCGCGTCCTGCTCGGCATCTTCGAGGCCGCCTTGTTGCCATGCATGCTCGTCCTCAACGCCACGTGGTACCGCCGCGAAGAGCAGCCCCTGCGGACTGCACTGTGGCATAATACTTTCGCCGGCGTGTTTGGCGGTATCCTCTCATACGCCATCGGAAATATCAAGGGGAGCTTGTCGACGTGGAAGTACATCTTCATCATCTACGGCGCCGTCACCGTCCTCGTCGGCTTCGTGGTTCTCTTCGCGCTGCCCGACTCCCCTCAAAAGGCATGGTTCTTTGACGAGCGGGAGAAGAAACAAGTCGTCGCCCGCCTCGCCGAGAACCAGACGGGCGTCGACGTCAAGAAGAAATTCGACGCGCAGCAGATCCTCGAGGCCGTCAAGGACCCGAAGTGCTGGTGCGTCTGGGCCTGCGCCATCGGCTACGCCGTCGCCAACGCGGGCATCACAAACTTCAACCCGCTCATCATCTCGGGCTACGGCTTCAGCCAGACCAAGACCGTCCTCATGGCCACGCCGCAGGCCGCGGTCGCCATGGTCGCCGGCGTCGTCCTCACCACGGTATCCATGTTCGTGCAGAACCTGCGCTGCCTGTTCTGGATAGTCTCCGCGCTCGTCGGGCTCGTCGGGGCGGTGATGGTGCACACGCTCGACATCAACCTGAACAGAAACGCCAGCCTGGCGTGCGTGTACATCATGGGCTTCTACAACGTCCCGTGGGTCTTTATGCTGAGCCTCAACTCGTCCAACACGGCAGGTGCTACGAAAAAGAGCTTCATGGGCGTCACGGTGGCCGTGTGCTACGCCGTCGGCAACATTGTCGGGCCCCAGCTGTTCTTGTCGAGCCAGGCGCCGCGGTACCCGCTCGGCATCAGCGCCATGATGTTTGCTTTTGCGCTCATGGCCGCGTCCGGGCTCGTGTACTACCTGCTCTGCGTGGCGGAGAACAAGCGGCGCAATTCCAAGTTTGGGGTGCCCGAGGATAGGTTGCAGGCTGGTCTCGAGCAGGAGAGGGAGGATAAGACGGATGGGGAGAATAAGGACTTCCGGTATACCTACTAG